A window of the Desulfovibrio sp. TomC genome harbors these coding sequences:
- a CDS encoding right-handed parallel beta-helix repeat-containing protein yields the protein MSLQPRCIYATPQGDRRFVDGVAVETLTLAAAVAAARPGDTVQLLPGGYFPPTIIDAANPARSEPISLELRGVAGREDAPVTIRGLGPTTALFGEGKAEIADTRLPTADQFAFFKLFDCQWIVFEAFDVAGCWPTFCYMENSRYVTVRGVRAFDGRYVVFARGEGCHHILLEGNRWRQDPTGALWRDISWEAVKREDLSGYFYYNGGFFGSVNISGSLVFRDNTLCTAFNGLRLKADAAKGDRLNYNVEITGNRFHRLRDNPVEPERTAVNWYVTGNHIVNAHAWFSLDGVAGGFWYFCGNTGYFNDKPGQPAGDNTGGAVFKFDDEGGMPDRFVLSAFNTFFLRANVIKEGRTKHFHHADNVVLFCTPADLRRYDPDPPCPFPAACPDPCAPSPDTADPETFGCVAPDQPGPSLVAAPHFLDDPAADGISFNGDLTNRPWPAAFGPAGFEAGGRVDPDLHFRNPFAGDLRLAGPGLPAGPVVLRASLDWAGDYDWTSPVRAVAGAAQPGGAPTPCPPFVFCPPPNPAPGYDEAPRPVALSLETGRLVVHFSRPLARGTAGAIVSDRRGETLEVAGPTDGTRLFLTLPGPWRRRVAGVAVPADLVGNDGQAVSLFAGDRRVKISCKIHFTTGQEGLTVESTEPRKR from the coding sequence ATGAGCCTGCAACCCCGCTGTATCTATGCCACTCCCCAGGGGGACCGGCGGTTTGTCGACGGCGTGGCGGTCGAGACCCTGACCCTGGCGGCGGCCGTGGCGGCAGCCCGGCCCGGGGACACCGTGCAACTGCTGCCGGGCGGCTATTTTCCGCCCACCATTATTGACGCCGCAAATCCGGCCCGGTCCGAGCCGATCAGCCTGGAACTGCGCGGCGTGGCCGGCCGGGAGGACGCCCCGGTGACCATCCGGGGCCTTGGTCCGACCACGGCCCTTTTTGGCGAAGGCAAGGCCGAAATCGCGGACACCAGACTGCCCACGGCCGATCAGTTCGCCTTTTTCAAGCTCTTTGACTGCCAGTGGATCGTGTTCGAGGCTTTCGATGTGGCCGGTTGCTGGCCGACGTTTTGCTATATGGAAAACAGCCGCTATGTGACGGTGCGGGGGGTGCGGGCCTTTGACGGCCGCTACGTGGTCTTTGCCCGGGGCGAGGGTTGCCACCATATCCTGCTCGAGGGCAACCGCTGGCGACAGGACCCGACCGGGGCGCTTTGGCGCGACATCAGCTGGGAAGCGGTCAAGCGCGAGGACCTGTCCGGCTATTTCTACTACAACGGCGGATTTTTCGGCTCGGTCAACATCTCCGGCAGCCTGGTTTTCCGCGACAATACCCTGTGCACCGCCTTTAACGGCCTGCGCCTCAAGGCCGATGCCGCCAAGGGCGACCGGCTCAACTACAACGTGGAGATCACCGGCAACCGGTTCCACCGCCTGCGCGACAATCCGGTCGAGCCGGAGCGCACGGCCGTCAACTGGTATGTGACCGGCAACCACATCGTCAACGCCCATGCCTGGTTCTCCCTGGACGGCGTGGCCGGCGGCTTCTGGTATTTCTGCGGCAATACCGGCTACTTCAATGACAAGCCGGGCCAGCCCGCAGGCGACAACACCGGCGGGGCGGTGTTCAAGTTCGACGACGAGGGCGGGATGCCGGATCGTTTCGTCCTGTCCGCCTTCAACACCTTTTTTCTGCGGGCCAACGTGATCAAGGAAGGGCGCACCAAACATTTCCACCATGCCGACAATGTGGTGCTTTTTTGCACCCCGGCCGATCTGCGCCGCTACGACCCCGACCCGCCCTGCCCCTTCCCGGCCGCCTGTCCCGATCCCTGCGCCCCGTCGCCGGACACGGCCGATCCCGAGACCTTTGGCTGTGTCGCCCCGGATCAACCCGGTCCGTCCCTGGTGGCTGCGCCGCATTTTCTCGATGATCCGGCGGCGGATGGCATCAGCTTCAACGGCGACCTGACCAACCGGCCTTGGCCGGCGGCCTTTGGCCCGGCCGGGTTCGAGGCTGGCGGCCGGGTGGACCCGGACCTGCATTTTCGAAATCCCTTTGCCGGGGACCTGCGCCTGGCCGGGCCGGGCCTGCCGGCCGGGCCGGTGGTGCTGCGGGCCTCCCTGGATTGGGCCGGAGACTACGACTGGACCAGCCCAGTGCGGGCCGTGGCCGGAGCGGCCCAGCCCGGCGGCGCGCCAACGCCGTGTCCGCCCTTTGTTTTCTGCCCGCCGCCCAACCCGGCCCCGGGCTATGACGAGGCCCCCCGGCCGGTGGCCCTGTCCCTGGAGACCGGCCGGCTGGTGGTGCATTTTTCCCGGCCCCTGGCCCGGGGAACGGCCGGGGCCATTGTCTCGGATCGCCGTGGCGAGACGCTGGAGGTGGCCGGGCCAACCGACGGCACCCGGCTTTTCCTCACCCTTCCAGGTCCTTGGCGACGTCGGGTGGCGGGTGTTGCCGTGCCGGCTGATCTGGTCGGCAACGACGGGCAGGCGGTGAGCCTTTTTGCTGGTGACCGTCGGGTGAAGATTTCTTGCAAAATTCACTTTACAACGGGGCAGGAAGGCTTAACTGTAGAGTCAACGGAACCTCGAAAGAGGTGA
- the nrfH gene encoding cytochrome c nitrite reductase small subunit, with the protein MGHAGKGGVRLLVVVGLVVVGVGLFLALGPPGLLAKSETPDFCASCHVMEAEYEAWFHQGAHKRLRCVDCHLPNDNLASHYVWKSIDGMKDVVVFNSGRVPDDIRITDHGKAVVQANCIRCHESAVEMINQQRYCWDCHRRVMHRNVGVPFTR; encoded by the coding sequence ATGGGACATGCCGGCAAAGGGGGCGTGCGGCTCCTTGTCGTTGTCGGGCTTGTGGTCGTTGGCGTGGGGCTGTTTTTGGCCCTGGGTCCGCCGGGACTTTTGGCCAAGTCCGAGACGCCCGACTTCTGCGCCTCCTGCCATGTCATGGAGGCCGAGTATGAAGCCTGGTTCCACCAGGGGGCGCACAAACGCCTGCGTTGCGTGGACTGCCATCTGCCAAACGACAACCTGGCCAGCCACTATGTCTGGAAAAGCATCGACGGGATGAAGGATGTGGTGGTCTTCAATTCCGGCCGGGTGCCGGACGACATCCGGATCACCGATCACGGCAAGGCAGTGGTCCAGGCCAACTGCATCCGCTGCCACGAAAGTGCCGTGGAGATGATCAATCAACAACGGTATTGCTGGGACTGCCACCGCCGGGTCATGCACCGGAATGTTGGCGTGCCCTTTACCCGGTAA
- a CDS encoding autotransporter family protein yields the protein MPDPRARRRPFSAFFCCFLVSLVCRVPAWAAANPVYDAAVAEAKANAADPGPWIVTDLKVITGPGSGDGNTYVDGKLVAATFTKSSYYTSAFPGTVMSVYGSPTSSASWVTIGGELKSYWSRMGVTAAGVKLATSQAVGMADGNTNDAIVEMLVTPTLEAIQRPTKDPSIAAQPTSLGSLAAFVQPAGMSDAAFANFTAYYNNWEASAYGADNFPWTQLGYTYRWGHGNSLADIRGLSEFILPGSSKYTVYAVYSLTSYLYTAGNGSGDFAVTGDLDTLWAGRNFQPRGDTVRIDAGATVSGGQGLLISSPGYTVTNSGAITGSTTAKFGLAGTEDVAVLFLGQLPGAGTLAAPAGSGNTLVNTGRIDSPGTAVRADAGDTHIINSGTLSGGSLAVQTAAGNDRLEVAGGTVSGRVDLGAGVDSLTTSGASTLAFSLSPLGVSAAPVENVETVRLGGDTTLALTFDAAGYVVNGQRYTIVQADSLSVPESGLTVSSNLPMVRFLAASDGAGLTVAGYRDLGWYTRSAANASLGAALDGITTTVNPALEGLIGLLDQSGDPAGATSRLLPGPQTRAMVVAVDAASAWSSAFAGRMRGLRAPATGSGVGSGGLAPAGFRTQDLRLSELADLGQSVVSGRAAFGPTPWQAALPADAAGADAAGPAAALPELSREGPIEAFASVYGAKGQGASSGDAPGYDSTLTGVLAGAGARVAPWARLGLVGGYAWSRADFSSGKGTSDDHVWRLGPYLGLDLAPYTVDAMLTYGAHRVTTERPVWNSTAQSRSTMGEWLGYLRAARTVALGAAVVAEPFAEGQYLHLHRDGYGESGAGAANLDFPAADSTSVTSVLGLRLEKSFEVGGYTLTPDVWGGWRHEYADTAPLVRAAFAGAPDRQFAASGGACDRDQARFGAGISLRGEAGRAVSARFDGTAGGTRSDMALSVGVRLTF from the coding sequence ATGCCTGACCCGAGAGCACGGCGGCGTCCCTTCTCTGCGTTCTTTTGCTGTTTTCTCGTCTCCCTCGTCTGCCGTGTCCCGGCCTGGGCCGCGGCCAACCCCGTCTACGACGCCGCCGTGGCCGAGGCCAAGGCCAATGCCGCCGATCCCGGCCCCTGGATCGTCACCGACCTCAAGGTCATAACCGGCCCCGGGTCCGGCGACGGCAACACCTACGTGGACGGCAAACTGGTGGCGGCCACCTTTACCAAATCCTCGTATTACACCAGCGCCTTTCCCGGCACAGTCATGAGCGTCTACGGCTCTCCGACCTCAAGCGCCTCCTGGGTGACCATTGGCGGCGAACTCAAATCCTACTGGTCCCGGATGGGGGTCACGGCGGCCGGCGTCAAACTGGCGACTTCCCAGGCGGTTGGCATGGCAGACGGCAATACCAACGACGCCATCGTGGAAATGCTGGTGACGCCGACCCTTGAGGCCATCCAGCGGCCAACCAAGGACCCGTCGATTGCCGCCCAGCCGACCTCGCTTGGCAGCTTAGCCGCCTTTGTCCAGCCGGCCGGCATGAGCGACGCGGCTTTTGCCAATTTCACCGCCTACTACAACAACTGGGAAGCCTCGGCTTACGGGGCGGACAATTTTCCCTGGACCCAGCTCGGCTACACCTACCGCTGGGGCCACGGCAACAGCCTGGCCGACATCCGGGGCTTGTCGGAATTCATCCTGCCCGGCAGCTCGAAATACACGGTCTATGCCGTCTATTCCCTGACCTCCTACCTCTACACCGCCGGCAACGGGTCCGGGGATTTTGCCGTCACCGGCGACCTGGACACCCTCTGGGCCGGCCGCAATTTCCAGCCCCGGGGCGACACCGTGCGCATCGACGCCGGGGCGACCGTTTCCGGCGGCCAGGGCCTGCTCATTTCCTCGCCGGGTTATACCGTGACCAATAGCGGCGCCATCACCGGATCGACCACGGCCAAGTTCGGTCTGGCCGGCACCGAGGACGTGGCCGTGCTGTTTCTGGGCCAGCTTCCCGGAGCCGGAACCCTGGCCGCCCCCGCCGGCAGCGGCAACACCCTGGTCAACACCGGCCGCATCGACTCCCCGGGCACGGCCGTGCGGGCCGATGCCGGCGATACGCACATCATCAATTCCGGGACCCTTTCGGGCGGTTCCCTGGCTGTGCAGACCGCTGCCGGCAACGACCGGCTGGAGGTGGCCGGCGGCACGGTTTCGGGCCGGGTGGACCTGGGTGCGGGCGTTGACAGCCTGACCACGAGCGGCGCGTCCACCCTGGCTTTTAGCCTGTCGCCCCTGGGGGTGTCGGCGGCCCCGGTTGAGAACGTGGAGACCGTGCGTCTGGGCGGCGACACCACCCTGGCCCTGACCTTTGACGCCGCCGGTTACGTGGTAAACGGCCAGCGGTACACGATTGTCCAGGCCGACAGCCTGTCTGTGCCGGAATCCGGGCTTACCGTGTCCAGCAATCTGCCCATGGTGCGGTTTTTGGCAGCCTCGGACGGCGCCGGCCTGACCGTTGCCGGCTACCGCGACCTGGGCTGGTATACCCGCTCGGCCGCCAATGCCTCCCTAGGCGCAGCCCTGGACGGCATCACCACCACGGTCAATCCGGCCCTGGAAGGACTCATCGGCCTGCTCGACCAGTCCGGCGACCCGGCCGGCGCCACGTCGCGCCTGCTGCCCGGACCGCAAACCCGGGCCATGGTCGTGGCCGTGGATGCGGCCTCGGCCTGGAGCAGCGCCTTTGCCGGCCGGATGCGCGGCCTGCGCGCCCCGGCAACGGGGAGTGGCGTTGGGTCCGGGGGGCTGGCTCCGGCCGGATTTCGCACCCAAGACCTGCGCCTGTCCGAACTGGCCGACCTTGGCCAGTCGGTCGTCTCTGGCCGGGCGGCCTTTGGCCCGACGCCCTGGCAGGCGGCCCTGCCGGCAGACGCCGCCGGGGCGGACGCGGCCGGGCCGGCGGCGGCCTTGCCGGAGCTGTCCCGGGAAGGACCCATCGAAGCCTTTGCCTCGGTCTATGGGGCCAAGGGGCAGGGAGCGTCCAGCGGCGACGCCCCGGGCTATGACAGCACCCTGACCGGAGTCCTGGCCGGGGCGGGCGCACGGGTCGCCCCCTGGGCGCGGCTCGGCCTTGTCGGCGGCTATGCCTGGTCCCGGGCCGATTTTTCTAGCGGCAAGGGGACGAGCGACGACCATGTCTGGCGGCTTGGCCCCTACCTCGGCCTGGATCTGGCCCCGTACACCGTGGACGCCATGCTCACCTACGGCGCGCATCGGGTGACGACCGAGCGGCCGGTGTGGAATTCCACGGCGCAAAGCCGGAGCACCATGGGCGAGTGGCTGGGGTATCTGCGGGCCGCCCGCACCGTGGCCCTCGGGGCGGCTGTGGTGGCCGAGCCGTTTGCGGAAGGCCAATATCTCCACCTGCACCGCGACGGCTACGGCGAATCCGGGGCTGGGGCGGCCAATCTGGATTTTCCGGCCGCCGACAGCACGTCGGTGACTTCGGTGCTGGGGTTGCGCCTGGAAAAGTCCTTCGAGGTGGGGGGCTATACGCTCACGCCGGATGTCTGGGGCGGCTGGCGGCATGAATACGCCGATACGGCCCCGTTGGTGCGGGCGGCCTTTGCCGGTGCGCCGGACCGGCAATTTGCCGCGTCCGGCGGTGCCTGCGACCGGGATCAGGCCCGGTTCGGGGCCGGGATCAGTCTGCGGGGCGAGGCCGGCCGGGCTGTGAGCGCCCGTTTCGACGGCACGGCCGGCGGCACGCGTTCGGATATGGCCCTGTCGGTGGGGGTGCGCCTGACCTTTTAA
- a CDS encoding ammonia-forming cytochrome c nitrite reductase subunit c552, whose protein sequence is MRGKLLYKMALGVALAAFLFVPYACSPPKPEPVKTVVIPDGEIDPAVWGKAYPEEYETWKMTEEPTPAGKSKYKRGFTTDRITYDKLAEFPYMALLFNGWGFGIEYNEPRGHAYMLRDQLEVDPARIKSGGVCLSCKTPYAPLLVKEMGVDYYKMPYKEVLDRVPEKFRTLGVACIDCHNNKDMSLTISRGFSLVPALEGMGVDWKKLTRQEMRSLVCAQCHVTYNIPKNNEMQSVGLFFPWQYGKWGGITVEDVIKKIRSDDSYREWKQTVTGFKLAFMRHPEFEFFSNNSVHWKAGAACADCHMPYTKVGVRKVSDHRVTSPLKNDMKACIQCHSETPEWLKQQVIAIQDRTASLQIRAGNATATTAKLFEAVHKAKEAGKPVDMALYDQAKDYYEEAFYRSLYIGAENSMGFHNPTEAMRVLGDSIAFAIKSEAFLRQILTKAGVEVPMKVDLEMAKYLEGRGAKKLPGHPEQEFKDPMGVQDRF, encoded by the coding sequence ATGCGGGGCAAACTCCTGTACAAAATGGCGCTTGGCGTGGCGCTCGCCGCCTTTCTATTCGTTCCCTATGCCTGTTCGCCGCCCAAGCCCGAGCCGGTCAAGACGGTCGTCATTCCCGACGGCGAAATCGATCCGGCCGTGTGGGGCAAGGCCTATCCGGAAGAATACGAGACCTGGAAGATGACCGAGGAGCCGACCCCGGCCGGCAAGAGCAAATACAAGCGTGGCTTCACCACCGACCGCATCACCTATGACAAGCTGGCCGAATTCCCCTACATGGCCCTGCTCTTTAACGGCTGGGGCTTTGGCATCGAATACAACGAACCGCGCGGCCATGCCTATATGCTGCGCGACCAACTCGAAGTCGATCCCGCCCGCATCAAATCCGGTGGCGTGTGTTTGAGCTGCAAGACGCCGTATGCGCCGCTGCTCGTCAAAGAGATGGGCGTGGATTACTACAAGATGCCCTACAAGGAAGTCCTCGACCGGGTCCCGGAGAAATTCCGTACCCTGGGCGTGGCCTGCATCGACTGCCACAACAACAAGGACATGAGCCTCACCATCTCGCGCGGTTTCAGTCTGGTTCCGGCCCTGGAGGGCATGGGCGTGGACTGGAAGAAGCTGACCCGCCAGGAAATGCGTTCGCTGGTCTGTGCCCAGTGCCACGTGACCTACAATATCCCGAAGAACAACGAGATGCAGTCCGTCGGGCTGTTCTTCCCCTGGCAATACGGCAAGTGGGGCGGAATCACGGTCGAGGATGTCATCAAGAAGATCCGCAGCGACGATTCCTACCGGGAATGGAAACAGACCGTCACCGGCTTCAAGCTGGCCTTCATGCGCCATCCCGAGTTCGAATTCTTCTCCAACAACAGTGTGCACTGGAAGGCCGGGGCCGCCTGCGCCGACTGCCACATGCCCTACACCAAGGTGGGCGTGCGCAAAGTGTCCGACCATCGGGTGACGTCGCCGCTCAAAAACGACATGAAGGCCTGCATCCAGTGCCACAGCGAGACGCCGGAGTGGCTCAAGCAGCAGGTCATCGCCATCCAGGACCGCACGGCTTCGCTGCAGATCCGGGCCGGCAACGCCACCGCCACCACGGCCAAGCTGTTTGAGGCCGTGCATAAGGCCAAGGAAGCCGGCAAGCCCGTGGATATGGCCCTGTACGACCAGGCCAAGGACTACTATGAGGAGGCCTTCTACCGGTCGCTGTACATCGGCGCGGAAAATTCCATGGGCTTCCACAACCCCACCGAGGCCATGCGCGTGCTGGGCGATTCCATCGCCTTCGCCATCAAGTCCGAGGCCTTTCTGCGTCAGATCCTGACCAAGGCCGGCGTGGAAGTGCCCATGAAGGTTGATCTGGAAATGGCCAAGTATCTGGAAGGTCGTGGGGCCAAGAAGCTGCCCGGACACCCGGAGCAGGAATTCAAGGACCCCATGGGCGTGCAGGACCGGTTCTAG
- a CDS encoding VanZ family protein: MNRTVLFRRAVLAVWIFSVASTIYLSLLPGLELPFQFWSADKVYHMLCYAWLGALPLYAFARGDTARAVAYCMIPMGGLIEWGQSFVPGRTSSMMDAVANAVGVFIGIWIAETLMARCRGCQGLREEEGPPSA; this comes from the coding sequence ATGAACCGTACCGTGCTGTTTCGCCGGGCCGTGCTGGCCGTGTGGATTTTTTCCGTGGCCTCCACGATCTATCTGTCGCTCTTGCCCGGCCTGGAGCTGCCGTTTCAATTCTGGAGCGCCGACAAGGTCTATCACATGCTGTGCTATGCCTGGCTTGGCGCGCTGCCGCTCTACGCCTTTGCCCGGGGCGATACGGCCCGTGCCGTGGCCTACTGCATGATTCCCATGGGCGGCCTGATTGAATGGGGCCAGTCGTTTGTGCCGGGCCGGACATCGAGCATGATGGACGCCGTGGCCAATGCCGTCGGCGTGTTTATCGGCATCTGGATTGCCGAGACCCTCATGGCCCGCTGCCGGGGCTGCCAGGGCCTTCGTGAAGAAGAAGGGCCGCCGTCGGCCTGA
- a CDS encoding zinc metalloprotease HtpX yields MTSQLKTALLLGLLTVLICIVGQAMGGRTGLFIAFAMALVMNVGSYWFSDKIVLSMYNARELAPADAPALHAMVEELARNGNIPKPRIMIVPQDAPNAFATGRNPEHGVVAVTQGIMRLLSPEELRGVIAHELGHIKNRDILVQSIAAVLGGAVMMMANMLQWASIFGGARNSDEEGGGTGVLGGLLMAILAPIAASLIQMAISRSREFLADATGAQLSGTPLALAGALGKLDAYARQIPMDASPATENMFIVNPFAGMSMASLFSTHPPTEERIRRLRDMAAGR; encoded by the coding sequence ATGACCAGCCAGTTAAAGACCGCCCTGCTTCTTGGACTGCTCACCGTCCTTATTTGCATCGTCGGCCAAGCCATGGGCGGCCGCACCGGCCTTTTCATTGCCTTCGCCATGGCCCTGGTCATGAACGTCGGCAGCTACTGGTTCTCCGATAAGATCGTGCTGTCCATGTACAACGCCCGCGAACTGGCCCCGGCCGACGCCCCGGCCCTCCATGCCATGGTCGAGGAACTGGCCAGAAACGGCAACATCCCCAAGCCCCGCATCATGATCGTCCCCCAGGACGCCCCCAACGCCTTTGCCACAGGCCGCAATCCCGAACACGGCGTGGTGGCCGTCACCCAGGGCATCATGCGCCTGCTCTCCCCTGAGGAACTGCGCGGCGTCATTGCCCACGAACTCGGCCACATCAAAAACCGCGACATCCTGGTCCAGTCCATTGCCGCCGTCCTCGGCGGAGCCGTCATGATGATGGCCAATATGCTGCAATGGGCCTCCATCTTCGGCGGCGCCCGCAATAGCGACGAGGAAGGCGGCGGAACGGGCGTGCTCGGCGGCCTGCTCATGGCGATTTTGGCCCCCATCGCCGCCTCGCTCATCCAGATGGCCATTTCCCGGTCCCGTGAGTTTCTGGCCGACGCCACCGGGGCGCAACTGTCCGGCACGCCCCTGGCCCTGGCCGGGGCGCTCGGCAAGCTCGACGCCTATGCCCGGCAGATCCCCATGGACGCCAGCCCGGCCACGGAAAACATGTTCATCGTCAACCCCTTTGCCGGCATGTCCATGGCCTCGCTCTTTTCCACCCACCCGCCCACCGAGGAACGCATCCGCCGCCTGCGCGACATGGCCGCAGGACGGTAG
- a CDS encoding 2-hydroxyacid dehydrogenase codes for MTDRPHIVVTRAIPEAGLTLLRDRATVWVNPEDRPLTRDELLAQAATAHGVIGLLTDRIDAGFFDAAPLLRGYANYAVGYDNIDVPEATRRGLPVSNTPDVLTQATAELAFGLILAVARHLVAADAAMRSGNWPGWGPMQFVGTELAGKTLGIFGPGRIGATVAGLSRGFAMPIVACGGRKPNETLVREFGARYLPFEEFLAAADVIAITAPLTPQTRHAFDAAAFARMRPSAILVNTGRGPIIDEAALVTALTEGRIAGAGLDVYEFEPRMAEGLAELPNVVITPHIGSATATARNGMASLAARNLLAMLEGATPPTCLNPEVLTRS; via the coding sequence ATGACCGACCGTCCGCACATCGTCGTCACCCGGGCCATCCCCGAAGCCGGACTTACCCTGTTGCGCGACCGGGCCACGGTCTGGGTCAACCCCGAAGACCGGCCGCTCACCCGCGACGAACTGCTGGCCCAGGCGGCCACGGCCCATGGCGTGATCGGCCTTTTGACCGACCGGATCGACGCCGGCTTTTTCGACGCCGCCCCGCTCCTTCGCGGCTATGCCAACTACGCCGTGGGCTATGACAACATCGATGTGCCCGAGGCCACCCGGCGCGGGCTGCCCGTATCCAACACCCCGGACGTGCTGACCCAGGCCACGGCCGAACTGGCCTTTGGCCTGATCCTGGCCGTGGCCCGCCATCTTGTCGCCGCCGACGCCGCCATGCGCTCCGGCAACTGGCCGGGCTGGGGTCCCATGCAGTTTGTCGGCACGGAACTGGCCGGCAAAACCCTCGGCATCTTCGGTCCGGGCCGCATCGGGGCCACCGTGGCCGGACTCTCGCGCGGCTTTGCCATGCCCATCGTGGCCTGCGGCGGCCGAAAGCCCAACGAGACCCTGGTGCGGGAGTTCGGGGCCAGGTACCTGCCCTTCGAGGAATTTCTGGCTGCTGCCGACGTCATCGCCATCACCGCGCCCCTGACCCCGCAGACCCGCCATGCCTTTGACGCCGCCGCCTTTGCCCGGATGCGGCCAAGCGCCATCCTGGTCAACACCGGCCGCGGCCCTATCATCGACGAGGCCGCCCTGGTGACCGCCCTCACGGAGGGCCGCATTGCCGGAGCCGGTCTTGACGTCTACGAATTCGAGCCGCGCATGGCCGAGGGCCTAGCCGAGCTGCCAAACGTGGTCATCACCCCGCACATCGGCTCGGCCACGGCCACCGCCCGCAACGGCATGGCCAGCCTGGCCGCACGAAACCTGCTGGCCATGCTGGAAGGGGCAACGCCCCCCACCTGCCTCAATCCCGAGGTTCTCACCCGGTCTTGA
- a CDS encoding acyltransferase family protein, with amino-acid sequence MPQHHDPSITIARGLGIILVVLGHCYDPFSWYPIYSYHMAFFFVLSGFVFNPAHRAEARGYALRRARRLLAPYFLYNLLFAGLTWALAAGGGLWTDVAPFSLRALVYEPLTTGHQFPLYNGAWFLVTLFFVQLAALPLPRLLGGDSPARMLGATGLFALACVLTAQAFDLSPVATQIGKVGFGLFFYVCGSAARSWPGFEAVFTARGLGASVLCAVLLTCLGATVDYNLSAMSFHGNALLVFFTALNGSYLVLFLARHLAQSAKPASLLILLGENTVPIMCLHLLFFFLLNLGLIPASGSDPALLGNTLYCVNAPRLFPLYLAAGLFGPIGLTRAASALQAAVVRRLAGR; translated from the coding sequence ATGCCCCAACACCATGACCCGTCCATCACCATTGCCCGGGGACTTGGCATCATTTTGGTGGTTCTTGGCCACTGCTACGATCCGTTTTCCTGGTATCCCATCTACTCCTACCATATGGCTTTTTTCTTCGTGCTGTCCGGCTTCGTGTTCAACCCGGCCCACCGCGCCGAGGCCAGGGGCTATGCCTTGCGCCGGGCCAGACGGCTGCTTGCCCCCTATTTCCTGTATAATCTGCTTTTTGCCGGTCTGACCTGGGCCTTGGCCGCCGGCGGCGGTCTGTGGACCGACGTTGCCCCCTTTTCCCTGCGCGCCCTGGTCTACGAGCCCCTGACCACCGGCCACCAGTTTCCGCTGTACAACGGGGCCTGGTTTCTGGTGACGCTCTTTTTCGTCCAACTGGCAGCCCTGCCCCTGCCGCGCCTGCTTGGCGGCGACTCCCCGGCCCGGATGCTTGGCGCTACCGGCCTCTTCGCCCTGGCCTGCGTCCTGACCGCCCAGGCGTTCGACCTGTCTCCAGTGGCCACCCAGATAGGCAAAGTCGGCTTCGGCCTTTTTTTCTATGTCTGCGGCAGCGCGGCCCGATCCTGGCCCGGTTTCGAAGCGGTCTTCACCGCCCGGGGCCTGGGCGCAAGCGTCCTTTGCGCCGTGCTCCTGACCTGCCTGGGGGCCACTGTCGACTACAATCTGTCGGCCATGTCCTTTCACGGCAATGCGCTGCTGGTCTTTTTCACCGCCCTTAACGGCTCCTATCTGGTGCTGTTTCTGGCCCGCCATCTGGCCCAGAGCGCCAAGCCCGCCAGCCTGCTCATCCTGCTTGGCGAAAACACCGTCCCCATCATGTGCCTGCACCTGCTCTTTTTTTTCCTGCTAAACCTCGGGCTGATCCCGGCCAGCGGCAGCGACCCGGCCCTGCTTGGCAACACGCTTTATTGCGTCAACGCCCCGCGCCTCTTTCCGCTGTACCTGGCGGCCGGACTGTTTGGTCCCATCGGCCTGACCCGGGCCGCAAGCGCCCTGCAAGCCGCCGTTGTCCGCCGTCTGGCCGGCCGGTAA